GGCGCTCCTGAAGCCAGGCGATGGCCAGGGCGAGCAGAAGGGCGGCCGTGGCCCCGCCGCTCGCGGTCCAGAGGCTATTGAGGAAGTAGGGCGCTTGACCCCAGAGGAATGTCCCCAGGGCGGCGGGCCGCATCCGGGCCGCCTGGATGGCCAGGACGGTGATCGGGAGGAGAAAGGAGGCCGCCAGAACCAGGACGACGAAGAAGAGGGCCGGCAGGCGCGCCCGGCCGAGGGGGACCGGGCGGGGGGGGCGGGCGGCGCTTCCGATCTGGACGTAGCCGGCCCGCCCGAGCAGGCGGCGTTGGAGGGCGAGGACCAGGAGCGTGATCCCCGTCAGGATCAGGGAGAGGCCGGCCGGAACACCCCAGTCCAACGTTCCCTGCACGTAGTCGTAGATGATGGTGGTCAGGGTCCGGACCCGAAGGAGCGAGACCACTCCGAAGTCGGCCCAGACGTAGAGGAAGACCATGAGACTTCCGGCCAGCAGGGCCGGGCGCAGCAGGGGGAGCGTGATGCGGCGGAAGGCCTGCCAGGGGCTGAGACCGGCTCCCCGGGCCGCCTCCACCAGGGCCGGGTTGACCCGCTCGAGCGCCGCCTCCACCAGGAGGTAGATGTACGGGAAGGTGAAGAGGCCGAGAACCCATCCCGCGCCGGCAAGACCGTAGATGGGGATGACGCCCACCTGCTGGGCCGGAAGTCCAAGGAGGCCTGCGACGGTCAGGTCCAGGGGCCCGCCGGGCGCCAGGAGGAGCTGATAGACGAGGGCGCCGATGTACGGCGGGATCGTGAGCGGGAGGGGGGCGAGCCACCGGAGCAGATGGCGGCCCGGGAGGTCGGACCGGGCCACCAGGTAGGCGAGGGGGACGGCGAGCGCGAGGGCGAAGGCGGTCGTGCCCACCGCCAGCAGGAAGGTGCGACCGATCACCGCGGGGAGCCCGAGCGGCTCCACCCGGAGGAAGAACTCGCCCGCTCCCTGGCGCGCTCCCATCCAGGCTAGGAAGAGGAGGGGTCCCAGGATCAGGACCGCCACCGGGGCGCCCACCGCGGGGGCGAGCAGCGGCCGCGACCTCCCCCGGAGCGCGAGGGCCAGCGTCATGGAGCCTACGGGATGAACACGCTGCCGAACAGCCGCTCGACCTTGGGTTCGAATTCCGCCAACTCGATCTGGGTGACGGCGGCCTTCTTGAACTGCCCGAGTCCCCGGATGCCCCGGTCCCCTCCGACGAGGGCCACCTGGGGGAGGAGCGGGATCTCGAACTCTCCTTCGACCAGGAGGCGGTTGCCGGCCGGCTTCAGGAGGAAGTCGATGAGGGCTCGCGCCTCGGCCGGGTGCGGGGCCCCCTTGATGATCCCTGCCGTGATGGAGAAGACGGGGGTCCCCATCCCGTGCGGTCCCTGGTCCGGATAGACAATGGCGATGGGGCTCCGGGGGTCCTCCTGGAGCTGCAGCATGTAGTAGTAGTGGTTGGTGATGCCGACGGCTACTTCGCCCCGCGCGACGGCGTGCCGGACCTCGGTGTTGTTCTTCAGGACCTTCAGGCCGTTGGCGCGCAGGCCGTCCACGTACTGGCGCGTCGCTGCTTCCCCCTTGAGGGCCAGCAGGGCCGCCAGCCAGCCCACCGTCGTGCGCTCCCCCATGGACGCGACGGCCACCTGGCCCTTCCAGCGCGGGGCGGTCAGGTCGAAGTAGGACTGGGGAGCCTCGGCGGCTTTCACCCGGTCGGTGTTGTAGATCAGCACCCGGACGCGGCCCGTGATCCCCACCCAGGCATGGTCGGGGGCCCGGAACTCTTCCGGCAGTTCCCGGGCGTGCGGCGAGGCGTACGCCTCGAGGAGCCCTTTCTGCCTGAGGAGCTCCGTGATGCCGGCCGCCGTCCCGAGGAACACGTCCCCCTTGGGGCTGCCCCGCTCGAGTTCGACCCGGCGGGCGAGCTCGCCGGCCGCCGCGGTCAGGAGGGTCACCCGGATCCCCGTCTCCTTCTGGAAGGCCTCGATCGCGGGGCGGATGAGTTCCTCCTTCCGGGCCGAGTAGAGGGTGAGCTCGCGGGCCCCCGCCAGCGCCGGAGCCAGGAGGGTTCCCGCGGCCATCGCCGCCGCCAGCAGACCTGCCCCCTGCCATCCTCTCCGCTGCTGCTCCTTCTGCCCCACACTCATCACTGGATCCTCCCTTTCCTTCGGTTCCCCGCCAGCTCCTCCGTCCC
The window above is part of the Candidatus Methylomirabilis sp. genome. Proteins encoded here:
- a CDS encoding iron ABC transporter permease, whose translation is MTLALALRGRSRPLLAPAVGAPVAVLILGPLLFLAWMGARQGAGEFFLRVEPLGLPAVIGRTFLLAVGTTAFALALAVPLAYLVARSDLPGRHLLRWLAPLPLTIPPYIGALVYQLLLAPGGPLDLTVAGLLGLPAQQVGVIPIYGLAGAGWVLGLFTFPYIYLLVEAALERVNPALVEAARGAGLSPWQAFRRITLPLLRPALLAGSLMVFLYVWADFGVVSLLRVRTLTTIIYDYVQGTLDWGVPAGLSLILTGITLLVLALQRRLLGRAGYVQIGSAARPPRPVPLGRARLPALFFVVLVLAASFLLPITVLAIQAARMRPAALGTFLWGQAPYFLNSLWTASGGATAALLLALAIAWLQERRGTAFGLSTLCQVGYAIPGTVLGLGMVGFFSGMLPWLYATAAVVVAGYLVLFLTPALQAVKAALAQLPVSLEEAARTLGRGSMATFREVTLPLIRPGLLGGWLLTFILCMRELAATLILRPPGFDTLPVRVWIHTMDVGPEPGAAALALALVASIALPWLGVVLAGRRLIALP
- a CDS encoding extracellular solute-binding protein; amino-acid sequence: MSVGQKEQQRRGWQGAGLLAAAMAAGTLLAPALAGARELTLYSARKEELIRPAIEAFQKETGIRVTLLTAAAGELARRVELERGSPKGDVFLGTAAGITELLRQKGLLEAYASPHARELPEEFRAPDHAWVGITGRVRVLIYNTDRVKAAEAPQSYFDLTAPRWKGQVAVASMGERTTVGWLAALLALKGEAATRQYVDGLRANGLKVLKNNTEVRHAVARGEVAVGITNHYYYMLQLQEDPRSPIAIVYPDQGPHGMGTPVFSITAGIIKGAPHPAEARALIDFLLKPAGNRLLVEGEFEIPLLPQVALVGGDRGIRGLGQFKKAAVTQIELAEFEPKVERLFGSVFIP